One Pongo abelii isolate AG06213 chromosome 12, NHGRI_mPonAbe1-v2.0_pri, whole genome shotgun sequence DNA segment encodes these proteins:
- the LOC100448848 gene encoding large ribosomal subunit protein eL38-like yields the protein MPRKIEEIKDFLPTAQRKDAKSLKIKKNKGNVKFKVRCSRYLYTLVITDKEKADKL from the coding sequence ATGCCTCGGAAAATTGAGGAAATCAAGGACTTTCTGCCCACAGCCCAACGAAAGGATGCCAAATCTCTCAAGATCAAGAAAAATAAGGGCAATGTAAAGTTTAAAGTTCGATGCAGCAGATACCTTTACACCCTGGTCATCACTGACAAAGAGAAGGCAGATAAACTGTAG